The following coding sequences are from one Arachis hypogaea cultivar Tifrunner chromosome 7, arahy.Tifrunner.gnm2.J5K5, whole genome shotgun sequence window:
- the LOC112703495 gene encoding receptor-like serine/threonine-protein kinase At1g78530 isoform X2 → MVIFRSSLLQSLKSDAVLQKTRKLSNKDIIGSGGYGVVYELRLNESVAFAVKRLNRGSEERDNGFERELEAMADIKHRNIVTLHGYYIAPHYNLLIFELMPNGSLDSILHGRSKEKKHLDWPTRYRVAVGAARGISYLHHDCIPHIIHRDIKSSNILLDQNMGARVSDFGLATLMEPNKTHVSTMVAGTFGYLAPEYFDTGRATVKGDVYSFGVVLLELLTGKKPSDEAFVEEGTKLVTWVKAVVQEKKEELVLDSSLGSCPMQEVNKVFNIAMKCLEPDPLNRPNMAEVVNLLEQAVSCKHVTTTLPCTINDMSP, encoded by the exons ATGGTAATCTTTAGATCTTCATTGCTGCAATCTCTTAAATCCGATGCAGTCTTACAGAAGACACGAAAACTGAGCAATAAAGACATCATTGGATCTGGTGGCTATGGAGTGGTTTATGAACTAAGACTAAATGAATCTGTAGCCTTCGCCGTGAAGAGGCTGAACCGGGGATCAGAAGAGAGGGACAATGGTTTTGAGAGAGAGTTGGAGGCGATGGCGGACATAAAGCATCGGAATATTGTAACTCTTCATGGATATTACATTGCACCACATTACAATCTTCTTATATTTGAGCTAATGCCAAATGGAAGTTTGGATTCCATTTTGCATG GGAGATCAAAGGAGAAGAAGCATTTGGATTGGCCAACAAGATATAGAGTAGCTGTAGGTGCTGCTAGAGGAATATCATATCTTCACCATGATTGCATCCCTCACATTATCCATAGAGATATCAAATCAAGCAACATATTGCTGGATCAAAACATGGGGGCGCGAGTTTCTGACTTCGGATTAGCCACGTTGATGGAGCCGAATAAGACTCATGTTTCGACAATGGTGGCAGGAACCTTTGGATACTTGGCACCTG AATATTTCGATACTGGAAGAGCAACTGTTAAAGGTGATGTTTACAGCTTTGGAGTGGTATTACTAGAGCTCTTAACTGGGAAGAAACCCAGTGATGAAGCATTTGTAGAAGAAGGAACCAAGCTTGTCACATGG GTGAAAGCTGTTGTtcaggagaagaaagaagaattagTTCTTGACAGTAGCTTAGGGTCCTGTCCAATGCAAGAGGTAAACAAGGTGTTCAACattgcaatgaagtgtcttgAACCAGACCCTTTGAATAGACCAAACATGGCTGAGGTTGTCAACTTGCTTGAACAAGCAGTATCATGCAAACATGTTACTACAACATTGCCATGTACAATTAATGACATGTCACCCTAA
- the LOC112703496 gene encoding fatty-acid-binding protein 3, chloroplastic, with translation MLGTITPCLSPSINFLPRSNHVLTKTSNSILPLNHGHCVTLFSASPLHFTFYRSFRRPNTLFFAETASSAATNAEYVEEPATNVKFQTSLMVPGCSDSLILLGTGFREKVFAIIGVKVYAAGLYLNQSIISELNVWKGQSKDTIQGDSSLFKTIFQTSLEKSLQIILVRDVDGKTFWDALSDAISPRIVEPTTADESALSAFRDFFLNLSLRKGTFIFLTWPNPSKLLVSVSSQGLPSAVDATMESTNVASALFDVFLGDNPVSPSLKASVAEGLSKVLK, from the exons ATGCTTGGAACTATAACACCATGTCTTTCACCTTCCATCAATTTCCTTCCAAGATCTAATCATGTTCTCACAAAAACCTCAAACTCAATTCTTCCATTGAATCATGGCCACTGTGTCACTCTCTTTTCAGCTTCCCCTTTGCATTTTACTTTCTACAGGAGCTTTAGAAGACCCAACACTCTGTTCTTTGCAGAAACTGCTTCATCTGCTG CTACGAATGCTGAATACGTGGAGGAACCGGCAACAAATGTGAAATTTCAGACATCTTTGATGGTTCCGGGTTGCTCGGATTCATTAATTTTGCTTGGAACTG GATTCAGAGAGAAAGTTTTTGCAATCATTGGAGTCAAGGTCTATGCCGCAGGCCTATATCTGAATCAATCTATCATAAGTGAGTTGAATGTTTGGAAAGGGCAATCAAAAGATACAATTCAAGGAGATTCTTCTTTGTTCAAGACCATTTTCCAAA CATCCCTTGAGAAATCATTGCAAATCATTCTGGTCAGAGATGTTGATGGTAAAACTTTTTGGGACGCCTTAAGTGACGCAATATCACCAAGAATTGTAGAACCTACAACTGCAGATGAATCTGCTTTGTCTGCGTTCCGCGATTTCTTCCTTAATCTTTCTCTTAGGAAAGGAACTTTCATATTTTTGACTTGGCCAAACCCCTCCAAATTGCTT GTTTCTGTCTCCTCACAGGGTCTTCCATCTGCAGTGGATGCTACAATGGAATCAACAAATGTAGCTTCTGCTTTGTTTGATGTATTTCTTGGTGATAATCCTGTCTCTCCCTCCTTGAAAGCTTCAGTGGCCGAAGGCTTATCGAAAGTACTAAAGTAG
- the LOC112703495 gene encoding receptor-like serine/threonine-protein kinase At1g78530 isoform X3 has protein sequence MADIKHRNIVTLHGYYIAPHYNLLIFELMPNGSLDSILHGRSKEKKHLDWPTRYRVAVGAARGISYLHHDCIPHIIHRDIKSSNILLDQNMGARVSDFGLATLMEPNKTHVSTMVAGTFGYLAPEYFDTGRATVKGDVYSFGVVLLELLTGKKPSDEAFVEEGTKLVTWVKAVVQEKKEELVLDSSLGSCPMQEVNKVFNIAMKCLEPDPLNRPNMAEVVNLLEQAVSCKHVTTTLPCTINDMSP, from the exons ATGGCGGACATAAAGCATCGGAATATTGTAACTCTTCATGGATATTACATTGCACCACATTACAATCTTCTTATATTTGAGCTAATGCCAAATGGAAGTTTGGATTCCATTTTGCATG GGAGATCAAAGGAGAAGAAGCATTTGGATTGGCCAACAAGATATAGAGTAGCTGTAGGTGCTGCTAGAGGAATATCATATCTTCACCATGATTGCATCCCTCACATTATCCATAGAGATATCAAATCAAGCAACATATTGCTGGATCAAAACATGGGGGCGCGAGTTTCTGACTTCGGATTAGCCACGTTGATGGAGCCGAATAAGACTCATGTTTCGACAATGGTGGCAGGAACCTTTGGATACTTGGCACCTG AATATTTCGATACTGGAAGAGCAACTGTTAAAGGTGATGTTTACAGCTTTGGAGTGGTATTACTAGAGCTCTTAACTGGGAAGAAACCCAGTGATGAAGCATTTGTAGAAGAAGGAACCAAGCTTGTCACATGG GTGAAAGCTGTTGTtcaggagaagaaagaagaattagTTCTTGACAGTAGCTTAGGGTCCTGTCCAATGCAAGAGGTAAACAAGGTGTTCAACattgcaatgaagtgtcttgAACCAGACCCTTTGAATAGACCAAACATGGCTGAGGTTGTCAACTTGCTTGAACAAGCAGTATCATGCAAACATGTTACTACAACATTGCCATGTACAATTAATGACATGTCACCCTAA
- the LOC112703495 gene encoding receptor-like serine/threonine-protein kinase At1g78530 isoform X1, producing MRKFLVIALSTTICFIAFVISKILISVLLYKRWKRKHIIYENEGKMVIFRSSLLQSLKSDAVLQKTRKLSNKDIIGSGGYGVVYELRLNESVAFAVKRLNRGSEERDNGFERELEAMADIKHRNIVTLHGYYIAPHYNLLIFELMPNGSLDSILHGRSKEKKHLDWPTRYRVAVGAARGISYLHHDCIPHIIHRDIKSSNILLDQNMGARVSDFGLATLMEPNKTHVSTMVAGTFGYLAPEYFDTGRATVKGDVYSFGVVLLELLTGKKPSDEAFVEEGTKLVTWVKAVVQEKKEELVLDSSLGSCPMQEVNKVFNIAMKCLEPDPLNRPNMAEVVNLLEQAVSCKHVTTTLPCTINDMSP from the exons ATGAGGAAGTTCCTGGTTATAGCCTTATCTACAACAATATGCTTCATCGCTTTCGTGATATCCAAGATCTTGATCTCTGTTCTTCTCTacaaaagatggaaaagaaagcACATAATTTATGAAAATG AAGGAAAGATGGTAATCTTTAGATCTTCATTGCTGCAATCTCTTAAATCCGATGCAGTCTTACAGAAGACACGAAAACTGAGCAATAAAGACATCATTGGATCTGGTGGCTATGGAGTGGTTTATGAACTAAGACTAAATGAATCTGTAGCCTTCGCCGTGAAGAGGCTGAACCGGGGATCAGAAGAGAGGGACAATGGTTTTGAGAGAGAGTTGGAGGCGATGGCGGACATAAAGCATCGGAATATTGTAACTCTTCATGGATATTACATTGCACCACATTACAATCTTCTTATATTTGAGCTAATGCCAAATGGAAGTTTGGATTCCATTTTGCATG GGAGATCAAAGGAGAAGAAGCATTTGGATTGGCCAACAAGATATAGAGTAGCTGTAGGTGCTGCTAGAGGAATATCATATCTTCACCATGATTGCATCCCTCACATTATCCATAGAGATATCAAATCAAGCAACATATTGCTGGATCAAAACATGGGGGCGCGAGTTTCTGACTTCGGATTAGCCACGTTGATGGAGCCGAATAAGACTCATGTTTCGACAATGGTGGCAGGAACCTTTGGATACTTGGCACCTG AATATTTCGATACTGGAAGAGCAACTGTTAAAGGTGATGTTTACAGCTTTGGAGTGGTATTACTAGAGCTCTTAACTGGGAAGAAACCCAGTGATGAAGCATTTGTAGAAGAAGGAACCAAGCTTGTCACATGG GTGAAAGCTGTTGTtcaggagaagaaagaagaattagTTCTTGACAGTAGCTTAGGGTCCTGTCCAATGCAAGAGGTAAACAAGGTGTTCAACattgcaatgaagtgtcttgAACCAGACCCTTTGAATAGACCAAACATGGCTGAGGTTGTCAACTTGCTTGAACAAGCAGTATCATGCAAACATGTTACTACAACATTGCCATGTACAATTAATGACATGTCACCCTAA